The sequence TAACATATAGTACATTTGGAACAGGAAATGAGTTGATGAAACTTGCCGCCTCCTTTCAGTCTTCTCAAGGACGAATCGTGACAAGGCTTTCAAGTGTTGCAAGACGGGTTAGGAATGCCTTAATGAAAGCTGAAAGGCCTCAATTTGTATCTGCATTCTGTCAATCTAATTGTGGTGATGTAAGCCCAAATGTTCTTGGTGCCTTTTGCATAGACACTGGACTTCCATGTGATTTCAATCACAGTACCTGCAATGGTAAAAATGAATTGTGCTATGGCCGAGGACCAGGGTACATGTTTCTACAATCTCTTTAGGATTTCATACAATGGTCAAATATATGATACaaacattttttctttttcatttttcggCTGAAACTAAACccctttttcttcatttggCAGTTACCCTGATGAATTTGAGAGCACTCGCATAATAGGAGAAAGGCAATTCAGAAAAGCTGTCGAACTGTTTGACAAAGCAACTGAGAAGCTGAAGGGGAAGGTTGGATTCCAACATGCATACATAGATTTTTCAAGCCTTGAGGTCTCACTTCCTAAAGTTGGAGGGCCTAATGAGGTGGTGAAAACTTGCCCAGCTGCCATGGGCTTTGCCTTTGCTGCAGGAACCACTGATGGGCCTGGAGCTTTTGATTTCAAGCAGGGAGATGACAAGGTAAGAAATTTCTGGAGCATGTTTGACCCTTCTTCATATAAAAACCTTAATTGGTTAAATAACTCAAGTGATGATTCTCTTCTTGTGTGCTTCTCTAGGGAAATGCCTTCTGGAGATTGGTAAGGGACTTTCTGAAAGCACCGGACCAAGAGCAGGTCAATTGCCAGCATCCAAAGCCTATTCTACTTGATACTGGGGAAATGAAGGAACCATATGACTGGGCAGTAAGTTTGTATTTTggctttcaatttttatatcaaaataccCTATGAGTAAAAGTGGTTGTGGAAGAACTGGACACGTTGAATGCTCCATGGGACATCCCATTGAGGTCTGCATGTAAATTATTCCTTCTGAAGAATTATAAAACAGTGCAACACAGCATATTTATCACTCGGCTTACTTACAACATCAAAGACAATGCAACTGTCGGATGTAATATCTGCAGATAATTTGATATTCATTTGTAGGGTGTAATATCTGCAGAATTTGTCTGCatctttagttttcttttaattttgatgtggTTGAATTATTTCTGCAGCCATCAATACTACCAGTTCAAATTTTGCGAATTGGCCAACTTGTCATTCTCTCTGTACCTGGAGGTGAAAGCAAACCTATTATATTCTACTGACGCCCTTAACTTTGTTATTCCCACTGCACTGAATGCTCGAGAGGATTTTCCTATATTCTGAGCAAGAATTGGCCTAAAGAAGTTTCATATCATCTTTTTCTGTTGGTGGACTTTATCTTTATTCACAGCAAGTGAGGATGTATTTCTAATAATAttggttattttctttcaGAATTTACAACTATGGCTGGAAGGCGGCTCCGTGATGCTGTTAAGAGGGTCCTTACCTCTGGAGGTAGGAAAGAATTTGACAACAATGTCCATGTAGTCATTGCCGGGCTAACAAATACATATTCACAGTATGTTACCACCTTTGAAGAGTACAAAGTGCAGAGATATGAGGTTCGAGTCACTCATCCTTCATCTTCCATTGTCTTTCTTACTAGAGTCTTTCATATCACCTGGTATTAAATTGTCCGTTAAGCTGCATTATGTAAGTCCTCCAGACTTGGGAATTTTTGTAATTCTAATTCTCTTTCACATTTCAGGGAGCGTCCACTCTTTATGGACCGCACACACTTGAAGCTTACATTCAAGAGTTCAAGAAACTAGCAACAGCTCTCATCAATGGCCAAACTGTCGAACCAGGCCCACCGCCCCCCGACCTCCTTGACAAGCAAATCAGCCTACTAACACCCGTTGTTCTGGACACAACCTCTCTTGGTGTTAAATTTGGGGATATTAAAACTGATGTCCCTCCAAATTCCACCTTCAAGAGGGGTGACGTTGTTACAGCCACCTTCTGGTCTGCTTGCCCAAGGAATGACCTCCTGACTGAAGGCACATTTGCACTGGTTGAGATTCTGCAGGACCGGAAGACATGGGTTCCAGcctatgatgatgatgatttttgCTTGAAGTTTAAGTGGTCAAGGCCTGAAAAACTCAGTCCTCAGAGTCATGCAACTATAGAATGGAGGATTCCAAAAACCACAGTTTCAGGTGTGTACAGGATAAGCCATTTTGGTGCATCAAAGGCGCTGTTTGGGTCGATTCGCCATTTCACAGGTTCCTCTAGTGCTTTTGTAGTGGCATAGGCAGGTAGACATGCTGCATGTAGACCGGATAGCCATGTTTTATGGGGAGCGCTAAACGACACTCCTCACGAGGCTTAATTGTACTGCTGCACAAGAGTGCAGCACAATACAGCATGAGGTAGTGCTAATAGCGCTCCCCTAtatctaattttgttttcattcaaCAGATTGAGTTACCACTTTACAGCTCCTAGAACCAAAGTTGAGAAATTTATCCTCAAGAGTAACTATTACCATTAGACAGTAGTTAATGGACAAATGTAGTCATTATCTTGGTACCTTGTTGCGTTTCTGGTTTCTTCAGTTTGAAGCCTCCTGTCTTGTTTTTAGGAGATTGATGGATATATTCTCATATTTTATTCTCCTTTTTGACTTCGGCTGGAAAAACCAATTCAAATAGTTGGCAAACCCAATTTGGCAAGTCCTAATGCAAGTCTAAGGTATGCATTTGTAGCCGAATAtaaaaccaaatgaaaaaagtCCAAATctaaaaccaaaccaaagttTGCCGTCTTAACGTTGTCTTTGAGGAATCCGAGGCCGGCAATCCACATCTTAATCTCAATTAGAAGTTAATTACAATGCAATTAATACTATTCTCTGCCTCTTTCACTGTCTTCTTTGTTGAAAGGTCCTCCAGACAAGGTCGTTTAAACGCTGCGCCTTTTAGTCCAATTCCACCATTTTCAACAAATTCAAGCTGACAACaacctgaaaaaaaaacatcctGCCGCATAAAGAACACGCCCCAACATCAACCGTCCGATGAAAGATACAACAAAATCATGTCCCACATTATGTGGGCCCCGCTAAACCATGAAACTGGCATGATCCGTTTACCGTTACGACATTAACTATCTTTCCTCTGTTTCCCAAAGCTCGCGCCTTTGATTGAACCCTTCTCCTTCTGCAAATTCAATCCATTTTCaattctctctatctctctgtAATTCCGACAACCTATGACTCAACAACCCACGACTGCGCCGATCCCATGGACGACGATCGGCATGGTCGTCGCATGGTACGGCTCCAACATCGGCGTTCTTCTCCTCAACAAGTACTTGCTCACAAACTACGGCTTCAAGTACCCGATTTTCCTCACCCTCTGCCACATGACAGCCTGTACGCTGTTCAGCTACATCGCCATAGCTCTGATGAAGGTGGTTCCTCTGCAGACCGTGAAGTCCAAGGTACAGTTTGCGAAGATCTCGGGGCTCAGTGTCGTTTTCTGCTTCTCCGTCGTTTGTGGGAACGTGTCGTTGAGGTACCTTCCTGTGTCGTTTAATCAGGCCATTGGCGCCACCACTCCCTTCTTTACCGCCGTTTTTGCGttttttatcatcaagaagaGGGAGGCCTGGCTTACTTACACCACCCTCATTCCTGTTGTTACAGGTGTCATCATTGCTAGTGGGGTAATCTAATTTCTTCTCTTATTTTATTCATCtgtgctttttaaaaaagaaataggtAATGAAAAATCTCGTCTTGTTAACTGCATATGTTATCACACTGTTAATCTAATTATTGATTATGCAAAAATCCTTTAATATTTACAATGTAACAATATAACATGTTAAACTATCTGTAAAATTAACTGTGTCATTTACATCATCATGTAGAATGCGAATGTACCTTTTAATTTTTCGTTGTGTATAAACCTTGTACTAATTAACATGTAATCAGATAAAGTTGCAAACTTGCAATTGGATTTTGTTTGGAGATTGAAATCGTGAATGCCCTATTGAGATCCTCTGTTTCACATATACTTTTATTTGGTTGCAGGGTGAACCAAGCTTCCatctttttgggtttattaTGTGTGTTACAGCTACAGCTGCAAGGGCATTCAAGTCAGTACATCAGGAAATTTTGCTTTCCTCTGAAGGGTAACAGTTTTCTCCTTGTTCCTTCTTGCATcacaattttattataatttgtcTTTGCACAAttccaaacttttttttttcttttccagggAAAGGCTGAACTCCATGAACTTGCTGCTGTACATGGCGCCAATCGCTGTAACGTGCTTGCTTCCTGCAACCCTGATTATGGAGGAAAATGTGGTTGGGATCACAATAGACCTTGCTAGAAAAGACGTCAAACTTATTTGGTACCTCTTCTTCAATTCTTCTCTGGCATATTTCGTCAACTTGACCAATTTCCTCGTCACCAAACACACCAGCGCTTTGACCCTCCAGGTGCTGGGGAATGCCAAAGGGGCAGTTGCTGTGGTTGTCTCGATTCTGATGTTTAAAAATCCGGTGTCGTTAATGGGGATGGTGGGCTATGCTCTCACTGTTCTTGGAGTTATTTTGTACAGTGAAGCCAAGAAGAGGTATAGTTGAGATGCTCTTCAAGCTTCTCAAAAACTATATGCATGTCTTGAGCACATTTTTGGGGCCAAATACccttcgttgtgtttttacTATTATCTGGGAACTGAAAAACGAAAAGTTCCCGAGAAAAAAGTGACCCCATAGAAGCTCACCAGCAGATAGCAGCCTAGCAGTAGGAAAATTGTATACACAACCCATTGGTTTTCCACTCATTTTGGAACAgagtttggttttcttttgtgaGCAAAGTGCAACCAATCATTGTTATGTTACTTCAGATGAATCGGTTATATATGATTTAAGGATTAGTGTTACAATGAATAAGTGGTACGATTAATGGAAACAAAAGATGcatctaaatattttttgtcctAAATACAATTGAAGGAATAGAAACTCTTTGACAGTCAAGTTAGACATGAACTTCTTAATGTAAGAAAGACTTAATGCGGATCAGGAATGAAAGGTAGGAGATTCGAGAGAGAACAAATCACATATACTTGCGCCGAGTGAGATCCACTCCTTATTTGTGAGAAAGATTTCTTTTATCAATGTTTGTATACACTTATGGAGCGTCTCTTTCATCATATCACGTGATGAGAGAGATAGACACATAGTTGTATATAACTGGTTACACTTAAGATTTCTCATTATATAGTTGTTTGGATAGTAATACGTCAATCCCTAATGGTACTTAGGACTGTTAGGAAGTTGAGATGCGACCATGTGGATTCTCGAGATTCTCGAAGGTCGTCATTATCGCCGGTTGCAACTTGAGCCGCTACAGTGGTTGTTAGACTCAAGTGGATGTTACAGGGctccctcctcctccacccAGCCCAAGTTGCTTCCCACATTGGGCTGAAGTGTTAGCTGTTTGCGACGGGCCTATGAGCTCTGACCAAATTGGGCTATTGATCTGATTCATGCAAACATGTTCCGAGTGAAGTCCATTTTCCTCTATTGACCTGATTCATGCAATCATCGTCAACAATAACAATGTGATggatttgttggttttttttatatctatTGAACATTGATTTGGCTCATTCtcaaatcaaatcacaaaCTGAGAGATAGGCAAAACTAACTTAACAAAAATcacgaaaataaaaaaacaaaaaaactcggcatacatgaaaaataattgtGATTTGTTTGCAATGAGAAGTTCGTTACATATAAAAagccaaatattttttttttgtattttgaaatGTGATTTCTTATAATTGTATGCAAAAGAGGgctatttatttgtttaactTTTTGAACAAATGGATGACCCTGCCTGACTTATATATGCCTGATGACTGCAATTGGTAGCAGCATCGAATATGATATGTAAAAAGAGTGTCGTCGAATCTGCCAAACGCAACCCATACCTTAAGACACAAGGAAACGTCCAATTCATTTCATTTGGCACTGCCTCCAAACAAAGATGAAAAGATTTCCTGCAAACAGTTTCTGATGCGTAATGCAACTACCTACCAACCTATTTCGATTCTTCCATCTTTCTTACATCACCCCCACCTGACATCAACCACCCAATTGGCCACCCAAGTGGTCCATTTGGACTCCATTAATATACTTTTCGTATACCTTTTAATTCTCTTTTTCAAGGGATTCATAACCTATGATTAATAGCAGTTACTTACCTTATCttttaagtaaatttaggttttagtcataattttttttttcacttttagaaaaaatcaaagttttttttaataaaaaacataaaaacctctcaactttcaaattaAAGACAGTAAAAAtaaaggattccttaggaaatccaaaattaaataagggcaattttgtctattttgacttcttttaaaaaatttctctcttctttggaTTTTTCCAAAATCCCCCATTAAGAGGACCCCTGatgaattagaaaaataaCTTAGGCTctgaataaatatatttatttagcaTGTAGGGAGACTTTAATGCAACTTCAATTCAATAGTGTCATTATATGTATAATAACTTTTTCACTTGTCATTGTTTACATGTATAATaactttaataattttttcacttgtcattgttttattagtccgataacaaaataatgttatttaattaccatattttcttctgcaaattcatttgcatttgGCATCTGCCCCAATTGAAACAGGCCACATCACCAACTTCTAAACTTGCGGCTGCGCAATTACCCATATGCCCATAATCCTCAGACGTGGCAGGGTTTTATTGGTTGAAGGACGGTGGGTGCTGTAAATTTCCGAATAAGCATCCACAGAGATACCAAAAGTGAAAAGGTGGGGAAAGCGAAAGTGAAAATTAATAATAGGTGAGGCATGACATGGAGATAGAAACTGACGAGAGAGAGCTTAGCTCTTAGAAGGCAAAGCCCAATTGCAAAACCTCCGGTTGTGATTTGCTTTTCCCGGGAATCCCGTTTAACGAAAACCCATTTAGGCAATTTGGGTCCTTTTCCCTTTCTTCCAATTCATGTATTAAAACCCTAATAATCTCTGCTCTCGTTCGGCCTCGTGTTGGTTTTGTCAGCTCAGTCAGTCATGGTGGCCGATAGCAAGTCCAAATCTGACATTTCGTTCGCCGGAACTTTTGTCAGCAGCGCTTTCTCCGCTTGTTTTGCAGAGGTGATCAATCAATCTAACCCTGATCAGTGATCACGCTCTTGTTTATGCGAAATTGAATCGTTTTAGATTTTGTATTTGGATCTAGTGCACTGTTTTTGATCTCATAGTCAACCAAGAGCCAAAACCCAAGTGTTAGCTAGTGATCAATTTTGTCTCTGATATATCAGCTATGTCAAGCTTGTGAATTTCTATGTGGGTTCCTGGTTGTGCCCAAAAATTTTGcatgaagaaagaagaagctaTTTTGCTTTGTACTGCGTTGAGAAATAACATTTTTGCTATGCGGTTTAATTTTCTGTGTAATGAAACCCAATGCCGCCCTTGAATCTTAGTTTAGCTTGTTGTGATCAGAAAATCCTGTATGGACACACCACACGCACAATTCAGTGTAAGCAGACAATTGATTGTGCTATGTTCCAACTGTTTGCTTAGAAGGGCCTGGAAATTTTAAAGCGCTTTTTATTAACTTGATGCAGATTTGTACTATTCCATTGGACACTGCTAAAGTTAGGCTTCAGCTCCAAAAGAAAGCTGTTGCAGGTGATGTAGTGGCCTTACCTAAATACAGGGGTATGCTGGGTACAGTTGCTACCATAGCCAGGGAAGAAGGTCTATCGGCACTCTGGAAGGGAATTGTACCTGGATTACATCGTCAATGCCTATATGGAGGTTTGAGAATTGGGTTGTATGATCCTGTACGTCTCGAGTTTGTTTTTTCGTTTGATTCTTATAAAGCAAACTTGTtgtgtaatattttttttttattgtatgtGATATCTGTGTTCTCTAATGTCTAAAACTAGTATATCAATTGTGTGCTTTACAGATTAAGACCTTATATTGTGGGGGCAGTGACTTCGTCGGAGATGTTCCTTTGACAAAGAAGATACTTGCTGCCTTAACTACTGGTAAGCATGGTTGTGGATGCTTTTAAATTTACATATGATTTCTGATGGTTTTGTGATAGAATGAAATAAGGCTTTTGCGctatatttgtattattctCTCTAGTACAAGTGGTGTCTCATCTTTTACTTGTCTGGAAgttggattttatttctttcctttcttagATGGAAAGATAGGCAGTATGATTTACACTTCTGGTGTTTCTTTTGCTGTTTGGTTTATTGTAGGTGCTCTAGCAATCACAGTGGCTAATCCAACTGATCTCGTGAAAGTTAGACTTCAAGCTGAAGGAAAACTACCCCCTGGTGCACCAAGGCGCTATTCTGGAGCACTGAATGCCTATTCCACCATTGTGAGACAGGTTGAGCATCTATCCTggaaacttaaaaaaaaaaagaaaaaaaaaaaaaggctctattttggggttggaattgaattatatttttctgaCTTTCttaaaatctaaaatattAGGAAGGAGTTGGGGCTCTCTGGACTGGGATTGGACCCAACATTGCACGTAATTCCATCATTAATGCTGCCGAACTAGCGAGTTATGATCAAGTGAAGGAGGTAAGCTCGTCACTAAcaatcttctttcttcttttgatgcAGAACTCTTGTCACTATTTTTTAATCTGTATGTATTTCCATGCAGACACTTCTGAAACTTCCAGGGTTCTCCGATAATGTTGTCACTCATCTTCTTTCTGGTCTAGGGGCAGGTTTCTTTGCTGTCTG comes from Prunus dulcis chromosome 6, ALMONDv2, whole genome shotgun sequence and encodes:
- the LOC117632519 gene encoding mitochondrial uncoupling protein 1, with protein sequence MVADSKSKSDISFAGTFVSSAFSACFAEICTIPLDTAKVRLQLQKKAVAGDVVALPKYRGMLGTVATIAREEGLSALWKGIVPGLHRQCLYGGLRIGLYDPIKTLYCGGSDFVGDVPLTKKILAALTTGALAITVANPTDLVKVRLQAEGKLPPGAPRRYSGALNAYSTIVRQEGVGALWTGIGPNIARNSIINAAELASYDQVKETLLKLPGFSDNVVTHLLSGLGAGFFAVCIGSPVDVVKSRMMGDSAYKSTIDCFLKTLKNDGPLAFYKGFIPNFGRLGSWNVIMFLTLEQAKKFVKSIESS
- the LOC117632887 gene encoding neutral ceramidase 2 encodes the protein MFSLQHTTLLLRVFLLVLILENVKGSSSSASNYLIGLGSYDITGPAADVNMMGYANAEQTASGIHFRLRARTFIVAEQQGNRVVFVNLDACMASQIVTIKLLERLKVRYGELYTEKNVAISGIHTHAGPGGYLQYVVYIVTSLGFVRQSFDVLVDGIEKSIIQAHENLRPGSVFVNKGELLNAGVNRSPSAYLSNPAEERSKYKFDVDKEMTLIKFEDKEWGAVGSFNWFATHGTSMSRTNSLISGDNKGAAARFMEDWFERHGVVRGFDGLSSNRSGTGRVPRRVSSLVPKDNGNGNELMKLAASFQSSQGRIVTRLSSVARRVRNALMKAERPQFVSAFCQSNCGDVSPNVLGAFCIDTGLPCDFNHSTCNGKNELCYGRGPGYPDEFESTRIIGERQFRKAVELFDKATEKLKGKVGFQHAYIDFSSLEVSLPKVGGPNEVVKTCPAAMGFAFAAGTTDGPGAFDFKQGDDKGNAFWRLVRDFLKAPDQEQVNCQHPKPILLDTGEMKEPYDWAPSILPVQILRIGQLVILSVPGEFTTMAGRRLRDAVKRVLTSGGRKEFDNNVHVVIAGLTNTYSQYVTTFEEYKVQRYEGASTLYGPHTLEAYIQEFKKLATALINGQTVEPGPPPPDLLDKQISLLTPVVLDTTSLGVKFGDIKTDVPPNSTFKRGDVVTATFWSACPRNDLLTEGTFALVEILQDRKTWVPAYDDDDFCLKFKWSRPEKLSPQSHATIEWRIPKTTVSGVYRISHFGASKALFGSIRHFTGSSSAFVVA
- the LOC117632889 gene encoding probable sugar phosphate/phosphate translocator At3g11320 isoform X1, which gives rise to MTQQPTTAPIPWTTIGMVVAWYGSNIGVLLLNKYLLTNYGFKYPIFLTLCHMTACTLFSYIAIALMKVVPLQTVKSKVQFAKISGLSVVFCFSVVCGNVSLRYLPVSFNQAIGATTPFFTAVFAFFIIKKREAWLTYTTLIPVVTGVIIASGGEPSFHLFGFIMCVTATAARAFKSVHQEILLSSEGERLNSMNLLLYMAPIAVTCLLPATLIMEENVVGITIDLARKDVKLIWYLFFNSSLAYFVNLTNFLVTKHTSALTLQVLGNAKGAVAVVVSILMFKNPVSLMGMVGYALTVLGVILYSEAKKRYS
- the LOC117632889 gene encoding probable sugar phosphate/phosphate translocator At3g11320 isoform X2, which translates into the protein MTQQPTTAPIPWTTIGMVVAWYGSNIGVLLLNKYLLTNYGFKYPIFLTLCHMTACTLFSYIAIALMKVVPLQTVKSKVQFAKISGLSVVFCFSVVCGNVSLRYLPVSFNQAIGATTPFFTAVFAFFIIKKREAWLTYTTLIPVVTGVIIASGGEPSFHLFGFIMCVTATAARAFKSVHQEILLSSEGERLNSMNLLLYMAPIAVTCLLPATLIMEENVVGITIDLARKDVKLIWCWGMPKGQLLWLSRF